From the Cohaesibacter sp. ES.047 genome, one window contains:
- a CDS encoding ATP-binding protein — MPDASPAPDASPNKDKKGRKATPFWRRLRLWPLSLAGQLVAALLIALVIAQVITIFIFANERSQVAVMTYRGQVLDRTASLVRVLNQTDESVHARVIQAAGGQTVLYSIRDETPLSVPKAGTLEAALAGKLEYRAGLAHGTVRISDIDESLFWRRRDNRQNDAPPRAMPPPGAMMSSDMPPNPDRRRFMHERDDRRGWGRRWREQNPNRAPMRGRFRNPKLEELDMTLAIPLDNGKWLQVRTGLPTLPDQWGRPFLISLAMTALLILLVVLFTVRRLTAPLRDLERASRKLGRGETIEPLKEAGPKEVRNTISAFNAMQERLMRFVQDRTRMLAAVSHDLRTPITTMRLRAEFVDDEEMRDKILATLDEMQAMTDAVLAFTREDATNEKTREVDIAAMLSSLEEDYQDLGKEVCFQGPDSLVYPCRAVSLKRALCNLIENALRYAGDAKISLSKDAHGIHIRIMDSGPGIPAAKLEEVFSPFYRVEGSRNKETGGVGLGLSITRTIIRSHGGDVTLTNRPEGGLEAIISLPR, encoded by the coding sequence ATGCCAGATGCCTCTCCCGCCCCAGACGCCTCCCCCAACAAGGATAAAAAGGGCCGGAAGGCCACTCCGTTCTGGCGTCGTTTGCGGCTGTGGCCGCTGTCGCTAGCAGGACAGCTTGTTGCGGCCCTGTTGATCGCGCTGGTCATTGCACAGGTGATTACGATCTTCATCTTTGCCAACGAGCGCTCTCAGGTTGCGGTCATGACCTATCGCGGACAGGTGCTTGATCGCACAGCATCCTTGGTGCGGGTGCTGAACCAGACCGATGAGAGCGTCCATGCCCGGGTCATTCAGGCTGCGGGTGGCCAGACCGTTCTCTACTCGATCCGGGACGAGACCCCGCTTTCCGTACCAAAGGCAGGAACGCTGGAAGCAGCTCTGGCGGGCAAACTGGAGTACCGCGCAGGCCTTGCCCACGGAACGGTTCGGATCAGCGACATTGATGAAAGCCTGTTCTGGCGTCGGCGCGACAATCGCCAGAATGACGCCCCCCCCAGAGCAATGCCGCCCCCAGGCGCAATGATGTCCAGTGACATGCCGCCCAATCCGGACCGGCGCCGCTTCATGCATGAACGGGATGATCGCAGAGGCTGGGGCCGCCGCTGGCGGGAGCAAAACCCCAACCGAGCACCGATGCGCGGACGGTTCCGCAATCCCAAACTCGAAGAACTCGACATGACCCTTGCCATCCCGCTCGACAATGGCAAATGGCTTCAAGTGCGCACCGGTTTGCCAACCCTACCGGACCAATGGGGACGGCCGTTTCTGATTTCACTCGCGATGACTGCTCTTTTGATCCTGTTGGTCGTGCTGTTCACGGTCCGACGCCTGACGGCCCCGTTGCGCGATCTCGAGCGCGCATCGCGCAAGCTGGGCAGAGGCGAAACCATCGAACCGCTCAAGGAAGCTGGCCCCAAGGAAGTGCGCAACACGATTTCCGCCTTCAATGCCATGCAGGAACGCCTGATGCGCTTCGTTCAGGACCGAACGCGCATGCTTGCTGCGGTCAGTCACGATCTGCGCACACCCATCACGACCATGCGCCTCAGGGCAGAATTCGTTGATGACGAGGAAATGCGTGACAAGATTCTGGCGACCCTTGACGAAATGCAGGCCATGACCGATGCGGTTCTTGCCTTCACCCGCGAGGACGCGACCAACGAGAAAACCCGCGAGGTTGATATCGCGGCCATGTTGTCGTCGCTTGAGGAGGATTATCAGGATCTGGGCAAGGAAGTCTGCTTCCAAGGGCCGGACAGTCTGGTCTATCCCTGCCGGGCGGTGAGCCTGAAACGGGCGTTGTGCAATCTCATCGAGAATGCCCTGCGGTATGCAGGGGACGCCAAAATCAGTCTGTCAAAAGACGCGCACGGCATCCACATCAGAATCATGGACAGCGGACCGGGCATTCCCGCAGCCAAGCTGGAGGAAGTTTTCTCTCCCTTCTATCGCGTTGAAGGATCGCGGAACAAGGAAACCGGCGGCGTCGGTCTTGGCCTCTCCATCACCCGGACGATCATTCGCAGTCACGGCGGCGATGTGACGCTTACCAACCGGCCCGAAGGCGGCCTTGAAGCGATCATCAGCCTGCCGCGATAG
- a CDS encoding response regulator, which yields MEQSVHILVVDDHQDIRELLSKYLSKNGFRVSDADGGTKMRQVLKTAAIDLIVLDVMMPGEDGLTLCRYVRENENIPVILLTALGEETDRIVGLEIGADDYLSKPFNPRELLARIKSVLRRSKSLPPEAQKTEEPDVLKFEDWELHVHQRELLSPKGVTVPLSAADYRLLVTFLKRPTMVLSRDQLLDLTSGRTAQIFDRSIDNQVSRLRKKIEEDPKTPKLIKTVRGGGYVFTGKVTGKVSSSDLDISDLGDAL from the coding sequence ATGGAACAGTCGGTTCATATTCTGGTGGTGGATGATCATCAAGATATCCGCGAACTCTTGTCCAAGTATCTTTCCAAGAACGGCTTTCGTGTCAGCGACGCGGATGGTGGCACCAAGATGCGGCAGGTTCTCAAAACAGCTGCCATTGATCTCATCGTGCTTGACGTGATGATGCCGGGAGAAGATGGCCTGACACTCTGCCGGTATGTTCGCGAGAACGAGAATATTCCAGTCATCCTCCTGACTGCGCTTGGCGAGGAAACCGACCGGATCGTCGGCCTTGAGATCGGCGCCGATGATTATCTGTCCAAGCCATTCAATCCACGCGAACTGCTGGCGCGCATCAAGTCCGTTCTGCGGCGCAGCAAATCCTTGCCGCCGGAAGCCCAGAAGACCGAAGAGCCTGATGTCCTTAAATTCGAGGACTGGGAGCTGCATGTGCATCAGCGCGAGCTGCTCAGCCCAAAAGGCGTCACCGTGCCGCTCAGCGCTGCGGACTATCGTCTGCTTGTCACCTTCCTGAAACGCCCGACGATGGTGCTGTCGCGAGACCAGCTTCTGGACCTCACCTCAGGCCGCACCGCGCAGATCTTTGATCGATCCATCGACAATCAGGTCTCTCGTCTGCGCAAGAAGATCGAGGAAGATCCCAAGACCCCCAAGCTGATCAAGACCGTGCGCGGTGGAGGCTATGTCTTCACAGGCAAGGTGACCGGCAAGGTCTCATCCAGCGACCTCGACATATCTGATCTGGGAGACGCGCTTTAG
- a CDS encoding EF-hand domain-containing protein, which yields MKNLSKITLAIALIGGVSATALTIDNATARGFERGPNMGQGYMGQGFMGHGFKGRGGKGMMGPRGMFMALDADKDGTLTKEELTTGLEAKIKDNDTDGDNAITLEEFKTEWQKITQQAMVRAFQRMDRDGSGKVTLEEIQQPATFMFGRMDRNDDGKIDKSDRPNRGMMNKRGGPRGHHFGPGMGRQFQGNTMGQNNQRGWSQRGCFNQQQSPAPQAPDQTAPDSQN from the coding sequence ATGAAAAACCTGAGCAAAATCACCCTGGCAATTGCCCTGATCGGTGGTGTATCCGCAACTGCGCTGACCATCGACAACGCAACGGCACGCGGGTTTGAACGCGGCCCGAACATGGGGCAGGGCTATATGGGCCAAGGCTTCATGGGGCACGGCTTTAAAGGGCGTGGCGGCAAAGGCATGATGGGCCCGCGGGGAATGTTCATGGCGCTTGATGCCGACAAGGACGGCACCTTGACCAAAGAGGAACTGACCACAGGGCTTGAAGCCAAGATCAAGGACAATGACACCGACGGCGACAATGCGATCACCCTTGAAGAATTCAAGACCGAATGGCAAAAGATCACCCAGCAGGCGATGGTTCGCGCCTTTCAGCGGATGGACCGCGATGGCAGTGGCAAGGTAACCCTTGAAGAAATTCAGCAACCGGCGACCTTCATGTTCGGTCGCATGGATCGCAATGACGATGGCAAGATCGACAAATCCGATCGTCCGAACCGTGGCATGATGAACAAGCGCGGTGGGCCTCGCGGCCATCACTTCGGACCCGGCATGGGGCGCCAGTTTCAGGGCAACACCATGGGCCAGAACAATCAGCGTGGCTGGTCCCAGCGCGGCTGCTTCAATCAGCAGCAGTCCCCGGCTCCGCAGGCACCGGATCAGACCGCACCTGACAGCCAGAATTAA
- a CDS encoding GNAT family N-acetyltransferase: MSYSLIRPATDDDGPAIKALIATIFKDYDHCFFAEEEFPELEHPQSYYAALGGQMWVAEQGGEIVGCLAVGETTVEGLFELFKVYVAKSARGQGLAWSMYNLATDLIDERGGKAIRLWTDTRFVEGHAFYDKIGFERVPVVRFLGDVSDTWEYCYRLDAN; encoded by the coding sequence ATGAGCTATTCTCTTATTCGTCCGGCCACGGATGACGACGGTCCGGCCATCAAGGCTCTGATCGCCACCATTTTCAAAGATTATGACCATTGCTTCTTCGCCGAAGAGGAGTTCCCCGAGCTTGAGCACCCGCAAAGCTATTACGCTGCGCTTGGTGGCCAGATGTGGGTGGCAGAACAGGGCGGTGAGATCGTGGGCTGTCTTGCCGTCGGGGAGACAACGGTCGAGGGCCTGTTCGAGCTGTTCAAGGTCTATGTTGCCAAGTCGGCGCGCGGTCAGGGCCTCGCCTGGTCGATGTACAATCTGGCAACGGATCTGATCGACGAAAGAGGCGGCAAAGCGATCAGGCTTTGGACCGACACCCGTTTTGTCGAAGGCCATGCCTTCTATGACAAAATCGGCTTTGAGCGCGTGCCTGTGGTGCGCTTTCTGGGCGATGTCTCGGACACTTGGGAATATTGCTACCGGCTTGATGCAAACTAG
- a CDS encoding sigma-54 dependent transcriptional regulator — translation MNSGHADANSIRIAVVSSDPAFRRMISDQLSGTLESKLQRGCDFQIFDGKVPASFLMEPACALITFEEDEELKVLSRLASRHPNMLLLALSENGSVSRAVASMQAGAHDFVARPVSADALANRLSDLLVHHRPAPHADPVASVASPKPGHATAEILTRGEDIVAEEDVIKDFEGFIGNSPAMQGVYDQIMRVSASRAPVFITGESGTGKEVCAQALHARSSRGSGSFIAINCSAIPKDLMESELFGHMRGAFTGATEDRKGAAEMADGGTLFLDEIGEMPLDLQAKLLRLIQTGSLRRVGGSKEISLDIRFVAATNRDPLEEVRAGRFREDLFYRMHVLPIHLPPLRERVGDIMPLARSFLSQYALEESKGFKLFSLEAESMLKAYRWPGNVRQLQNIIRRLTVMYDGSVVEVEHLPDLLGDDTFYDSDLNEAISNLRNVGQIMASHIEPFWKQEKQIIEGALNHFDGNISRAAAALEISPSTIYRKRMSWAQKEAV, via the coding sequence ATGAATTCAGGACACGCGGATGCCAATTCAATCCGCATTGCAGTTGTCAGTTCTGACCCCGCCTTCCGCCGCATGATCAGCGACCAGTTGTCAGGCACTCTCGAGTCCAAGCTGCAGCGCGGCTGTGACTTCCAGATCTTTGACGGCAAAGTCCCTGCGAGCTTTCTGATGGAGCCTGCGTGCGCCCTCATCACCTTTGAGGAAGACGAAGAGCTGAAGGTCCTGTCGCGCCTTGCCAGCCGCCATCCCAACATGCTGTTGCTGGCGCTGAGTGAAAATGGCTCGGTGTCGCGCGCCGTTGCCTCCATGCAGGCCGGGGCTCATGATTTTGTTGCGCGCCCTGTTTCAGCCGATGCTTTGGCCAACCGCCTCAGTGATCTGCTTGTTCATCACCGCCCTGCCCCTCATGCCGATCCGGTGGCGAGCGTGGCCTCGCCGAAGCCCGGCCACGCGACAGCCGAGATTCTGACGCGCGGTGAGGATATCGTGGCTGAGGAAGATGTGATCAAGGATTTCGAAGGCTTCATCGGCAATTCCCCTGCCATGCAGGGGGTCTATGACCAGATCATGCGGGTCTCCGCATCAAGGGCGCCGGTGTTCATCACAGGCGAATCCGGCACGGGCAAGGAAGTCTGCGCGCAGGCCCTGCATGCCCGCTCCAGCCGCGGCTCGGGCTCCTTTATCGCCATCAACTGCAGCGCCATCCCCAAGGATCTGATGGAATCAGAGCTGTTCGGCCACATGCGCGGCGCCTTTACCGGCGCGACCGAAGACCGCAAGGGCGCAGCCGAAATGGCCGATGGTGGCACATTGTTCCTTGACGAGATTGGCGAAATGCCGCTTGACCTTCAGGCCAAACTGTTGCGGCTCATCCAGACTGGCAGCCTCAGGCGCGTTGGCGGCAGCAAGGAAATCTCGCTCGACATCCGCTTTGTGGCGGCGACAAACCGGGATCCTCTGGAAGAGGTCCGCGCAGGGCGTTTCCGTGAAGATCTGTTCTACCGCATGCATGTGCTGCCGATCCACCTGCCGCCCCTGCGCGAGCGTGTCGGAGATATCATGCCTCTCGCCCGCTCTTTCCTGTCGCAATATGCGCTCGAGGAAAGCAAGGGCTTCAAACTCTTCTCGCTTGAGGCAGAAAGCATGCTCAAGGCCTATCGCTGGCCGGGCAATGTCAGGCAGTTGCAGAACATCATTCGCCGGCTAACGGTGATGTATGATGGCAGCGTGGTCGAAGTGGAACATCTGCCGGACCTTCTGGGCGATGACACCTTTTATGACAGCGACCTCAACGAGGCCATCAGCAATCTGCGCAATGTCGGACAAATCATGGCGTCCCACATCGAGCCATTCTGGAAACAGGAAAAGCAGATCATCGAAGGGGCGCTGAACCATTTTGATGGCAACATCTCCCGCGCTGCTGCCGCGCTCGAAATCAGCCCTTCGACGATTTATCGCAAACGCATGAGCTGGGCGCAGAAAGAAGCGGTCTAG
- a CDS encoding IS481 family transposase, whose translation MGQVLHGSATTTEAVRRAIQNSQESLRVLSKRYGINQKTVVKWKTRTSQADLRTGPKEPRSTVLSRQEEATIVAFRRHTLLPLDDCLYALQPTIPHLTRSSLHRCLQRHGVSRLPSVEGDKQPKKRFKSYPIGYFHIDIAQVQTAEGKLYLFVAIDRTSKYAFVELYTKAGKMNAAQFLRNLVATVPYTIHTVLTDNGIQFTNRSRDLHEFQHIFDRVCTGNGIEHRLTKVKHPWTNGQVERMNRTIKDATVKRFHYDDHEQLQKHLAVFIDAYNFARRLKTLRGLTPYEFICKKWTEDPERFKMNPIHQIPGPNN comes from the coding sequence ATGGGCCAAGTTCTACACGGCAGCGCCACGACGACAGAGGCAGTCCGTCGAGCAATACAAAATAGTCAAGAGAGCCTGAGAGTGCTTTCCAAGCGATACGGCATCAATCAGAAAACGGTCGTCAAGTGGAAGACGCGCACCTCACAAGCGGACTTAAGAACCGGACCGAAGGAGCCACGTTCGACTGTGCTTTCGCGGCAAGAAGAAGCGACCATTGTCGCCTTCCGCAGGCATACCTTGTTGCCTCTCGACGACTGCCTTTATGCACTCCAGCCGACAATCCCGCATCTGACGCGCTCTTCACTGCACAGATGCCTGCAACGACACGGAGTTTCGCGACTACCGAGTGTCGAAGGCGACAAGCAGCCAAAGAAGCGTTTCAAGAGCTATCCGATCGGCTATTTCCATATCGATATTGCCCAGGTACAGACAGCTGAAGGCAAGCTCTATCTCTTTGTGGCTATTGACCGGACTTCCAAGTATGCCTTCGTTGAACTCTATACCAAGGCAGGAAAGATGAATGCTGCACAGTTCCTGCGCAATCTGGTCGCCACTGTGCCCTATACCATCCATACTGTTCTGACCGACAATGGCATCCAGTTCACCAATCGGTCTCGCGATCTCCATGAGTTCCAGCACATCTTTGACCGGGTCTGCACTGGAAACGGCATTGAACACCGCCTGACAAAAGTGAAGCACCCATGGACCAACGGTCAGGTCGAGAGGATGAACCGGACTATTAAGGATGCCACCGTCAAACGGTTCCATTACGACGATCACGAGCAACTCCAGAAGCATCTGGCTGTTTTCATAGATGCCTACAACTTCGCTAGACGATTGAAGACGCTAAGGGGCCTGACCCCATACGAATTTATCTGCAAAAAGTGGACAGAGGATCCGGAAAGATTCAAAATGAATCCGATCCATCAAATCCCGGGACCGAACAACTAG
- a CDS encoding heavy-metal-associated domain-containing protein, giving the protein MIKLNVQEMACGGCVKSIKEAITAVDGSAEVNADLESGTVEVTSSAAPETVRQTIEEAGFPAQLA; this is encoded by the coding sequence ATGATCAAACTCAATGTTCAGGAAATGGCCTGTGGTGGCTGTGTGAAATCCATCAAGGAGGCAATCACCGCCGTTGATGGCAGCGCCGAGGTCAATGCAGACCTTGAAAGCGGCACCGTGGAAGTCACCTCGTCCGCCGCGCCCGAAACCGTGCGCCAGACCATTGAGGAAGCGGGCTTCCCCGCCCAACTCGCCTGA
- a CDS encoding thiolase family protein: protein MTPLSPSYVIAARRSPVAPRSGAFAHLASHELSTPVIKACLADAGLSGDAVEEVILSNALGGGGNPARVSALAAGLPETVAGLSVDRQCAGGLDALMLADALIRSGRHEIVLAGGVESYSRRPLRFRTFADGSAPEPYEQSPFTPWPDRDPDMAEAANALAEHMGVGRKEQDLYAIESHKKALAAQMENRLEDIVAIDGIASDAFTRPLSERLCDRAPVHAGSITSANMSVAADGAAFCLVVSERIARSLSCFRMEIVCGGTVGGDPAMPGLAPVKAITGCLGKACVRPSELTVAEIMEAFAVQAIACQRGGDLPMDIVNLGGGSLARGHPVGASGAILATRLYTELKQRGGTGLAAIAAAGGLGTALIAKATNPDV, encoded by the coding sequence ATGACCCCTCTCTCTCCGTCCTATGTCATCGCGGCAAGGCGCAGCCCGGTTGCCCCGCGCAGCGGGGCCTTTGCCCACCTTGCCAGTCACGAGTTGTCGACACCGGTGATCAAGGCTTGTCTTGCGGATGCCGGGCTAAGCGGTGATGCGGTGGAGGAAGTCATCCTGTCGAACGCCCTTGGTGGCGGCGGCAACCCGGCCCGGGTCTCGGCCCTTGCGGCAGGCCTGCCGGAGACCGTGGCCGGGCTTTCCGTCGACCGGCAATGTGCGGGCGGCCTTGATGCGCTGATGCTGGCCGATGCGCTGATCCGCTCCGGTCGACACGAGATTGTTCTGGCTGGTGGTGTGGAGAGCTATTCCCGCCGTCCCTTGCGGTTTCGCACTTTTGCCGATGGGTCTGCACCGGAGCCTTATGAGCAATCCCCCTTCACGCCATGGCCGGATCGGGATCCGGATATGGCAGAAGCCGCCAATGCGCTTGCCGAGCATATGGGGGTTGGCCGCAAGGAGCAGGACCTATACGCCATCGAAAGCCACAAGAAGGCGCTGGCTGCCCAGATGGAGAACCGGCTGGAAGATATCGTTGCCATCGACGGGATCGCGTCCGATGCCTTCACCCGTCCGCTTAGTGAACGCCTGTGCGATCGTGCGCCGGTGCATGCGGGCAGCATCACCTCGGCCAACATGAGCGTTGCGGCGGACGGGGCGGCCTTTTGCCTTGTGGTTTCGGAACGGATCGCGCGGTCCCTCTCCTGTTTTCGGATGGAGATTGTCTGCGGCGGCACGGTCGGCGGTGATCCGGCTATGCCCGGTCTTGCACCGGTCAAGGCGATCACCGGCTGTCTTGGCAAGGCTTGTGTCCGGCCTTCCGAACTGACGGTGGCGGAAATTATGGAAGCCTTTGCGGTGCAGGCGATTGCCTGCCAGCGCGGTGGCGACCTGCCCATGGACATCGTCAATCTTGGCGGCGGTTCGCTTGCGCGCGGCCATCCTGTCGGCGCGTCCGGGGCCATTCTGGCCACCCGCCTTTATACCGAACTCAAGCAACGCGGCGGCACCGGTCTTGCGGCCATCGCGGCGGCTGGTGGATTGGGCACGGCCCTCATTGCCAAGGCCACCAACCCGGACGTATAG